From Argopecten irradians isolate NY chromosome 12, Ai_NY, whole genome shotgun sequence, one genomic window encodes:
- the LOC138305081 gene encoding mucin-22-like translates to MAQTALIAVYLELLVDQPAVICLTCTFLGYQPALDTSDAWVLTVDTSSAWVLTVDTSNAWVLTVDTSSAWVLTVDTSSAWVLTVDTSDAWVLTVDTSSAWVLTVDTSSAWVLTVDTSSAWVLTVDTSDAWVLTVDTSEAWVLTVDTSYTSSAWALTVDTSDALVLTVDTTAAWVLTVDTSDAWVLTVNTSSAWVLTVDKSDAWVLTVDTSDAWVLTVDTSSAWVLTVDTSNAWVLTVDTSSAWVLTVDTSSAWVLTVDTSDAWVLTVDTSGAWVLTVDTSDAWVLTVDTSSAWVLTVDTSNAWVLTVDTSSAWVLTVDTSSAWVLTVDTSDAWVLTVDTSDAWVLTVDTSSAWVLTVDTSSAWVLTVDTSDAWVLTVDTSEAWVLTVDTSCAWVLTVDTSYA, encoded by the exons TAGATACATCTGATGCTTGGGTCCTGACAGTAGATACATCTAGTGCTTGGGTCCTGACAGTAGATACATCTAATGCTTGGGTCCTGACAGTAGACACATCTAGTGCTTGGGTCCTGACAGTAGATACATCTAGTGCTTGGGTCCTGACAGTAGACACATCTGATGCTTGGGTCCTGACAGTAGACACATCTAGTGCTTGGGTCCTGACAGTAGATACATCTAGTGCTTGGGTCCTGACAGTAGATACATCTAGTGCTTGGGTCCTGACAGTAGATACATCTGATGCTTGGGTCCTGACAGTAGACACATCTGAAGCTTGGGTCCTGACAGTAGATACATCTT ATACATCTAGTGCTTGGGCCCTGACAGTAGACACATCTGATGCTTTGGTCCTGACAGTAGACACAACTGCTGCTTGGGTCCTGACAGTAGATACATCTGATGCTTGGGTTCTGACAGTAAATACATCTAGTGCTTGGGTCCTGACAGTAGATAAATCTGATGCTTGGGTCCTGACAGTAGATACATCTGATGCTTGGGTCCTGACAGTAGATACATCTAGTGCTTGGGTCCTGACAGTAGATACATCTAATGCTTGGGTCCTGACAGTAGATACATCTAGTGCTTGGGTCCTGACAGTAGATACATCTAGTGCTTGGGTCCTGACAGTAGATACATCTGATGCTTGGGTCCTGACAGTAGATACATCTGGTGCTTGGGTCCTGACAGTAGATACATCTGATGCTTGGGTCCTGACAGTAGATACATCTAGTGCTTGGGTCCTGACAGTAGATACATCTAATGCTTGGGTCCTGACAGTAGACACATCTAGTGCTTGGGTCCTGACAGTAGATACATCTAGTGCTTGGGTCCTGACAGTAGACACATCTGATGCTTGGGTCCTGACAGTAGATACATCTGATGCTTGGGTCCTGACAGTAGATACATCTAGTGCTTGGGTTCTGACAGTAGATACATCTAGTGCTTGGGTCCTGACAGTGGACACATCTGATGCTTGGGTCCTGACAGTAGACACATCTGAAGCTTGGGTCCTGACAGTAGATACATCTTGTGCTTGGGTCCTGACAGTAGATACATCTTATGCTTGA